In Methanomicrobia archaeon, the sequence GATGAGACAATCATTGGATTTCTCGACGAGACCTCGCCGCAGACAACGGCGAATACGCAGCGACTATGGTCGTTTGGCAAACCAGTACTATGGAAAAACACAACGAAAATACGAGCAAACACCTTTGGCTTTTACGCGCTCAATGGCACCTCAGTTATTGACTTCATATGCGACTCGCGGAAAGAATCGGTGTGTGAATTTTTGAAAACGATACGTGCGTTCAATCCTAAATGGAGAATTGTCGTGCTTCTCGATAATTTCATGTCACATCATGCGAAGCTGACCGAAGCGTGTGCCGCTGAATGTGGCATCAAGCTGGTCTATCTGCCAGCTTATTCGCCCGATTTGAATCCGATCGAGTTTATATGGAAGAGTATCAAACGTGTCATCTCTCAGACCTTTATCCCAGATCTCTCTTATTTGATGTGTTTGATCCGTGAGCACTTTGAGGCATTTTCGTCACGGCTTAGCTTTGCACAAGGATGGATAGAACGATTTCTAGACCAAGAGGTTAAGTATAAATTGTTTGGTCCTTAACTATAAACGCGAGCGATATATGCAAAGATCTTCCTCATTCGTGACTTTAAAATCCCTTAACGGTTTACCGTAACGCTTCTATCGCTTCTTTAATTCGCTGTAAAAACTTATCCGCATTCTAGTACTGATTCCGCCTCTTCGTTACTGGGCTCATAAAAAATATCGTAATCCGCTTTTTCGCGCTTTGTCTGTGCTATTGCCAAGCTCTTTGCATACCATTCTTCAATAAGACCTTCGTTAACAAATTGCAAACCGAACTGAGAGACTACACCTGTATGTGTCTTCGAAAAAAGACCGCGCAGGGCAAGCAAAGCTTTTGCAGCGTGAAACATCGAATAATAGGCCTCACTAATAACATCAGTAAACATATTATTTTCAAACAAAAGGCTTGCTGATCTGAGCTTCTCCTCTGCTCGTTCTAAATGCTTCTCCGAATCTTTCATATAATATTATCCCTTCCTTTAAAACATTCATTATGAAAGAATATCCATTCTTTACTAAAAAATTGAAATGATCTTTATCCATGTTTTTTGCTGATATAAGTTCGCCGTGTTCTAATAACAAGGGATATGATATGTTAACTAACTCATCTAACGTAATATCCCCCACTACTAAAATATCAATATCAGAATCCTCTTTCGCCTCGCCCCTCGCTACTGATCCAAAGAGAATGACACCGTCTATCCTCTCCCGATACTGCTCAAGAATCCTCTTGAGGAATTCAGCCACCACGTTCTGATATCTCTTTTGAAGTTCCATGCACGTACCTAACCTAAAATCCAGTGCCCCTAAAAGATAGTACAAAAACAGGTACTTATAAAGCTTCCGAATTACTCGCTTCTTGGCGCCCTGAATATGTCACCAAACGCGAAATTGCCCGCGCTGGACGTTCTAATCTATGGTGGAATGGGCAATCCCCTTCCTCAGTCTCACTGCAAGCCAGCCATCAATCACCTCAGCCAGATTCTTACGGCACTCCTCGAGCGTTTTGCCTGTCGCCCACACCCCGGCGAGCTCGGGTACTTAGCCATAATACGACTCCTCATTCTCTATAAGCTCATACCTCGCTCTCATCAACGCCGCTTCGATGTATTCGGCAATCTAGTAATTAGGACGCCAATCCTCTTTCAGGTGCTCAACCTATGATTAAAGAACTCTATCAATTTTTTATCCTGCGCTCAATTATCCTGAGGATGTCTTCAAAACCAATTTCATATGATTCTTCAAGTTCAGGTGTATGCTTATGATGGGGAAACGTTCTAATCTGCCGGTGGTGTGGTGAGTTATCCCACCTGATTCTCAGGGTACCATTCGAATCTTGCCAGTGATAGGAGTGGAGTAAAGATAGTCCATTTCTTTTACATATTCCCGTATATGAAGCTCACTCTACCTTATCGAATAATATAGCCTTTATCTTGAGATAATAGAAATCTTTACCTTGTTTGAAATCGAGTATTTCATAACCCGTGAAGAGCCTGTGTTTTAGTAATTCTAACGTCTTGAGCATCTTCTATAGCTCGCAATTTGGCCTCTAACCCGCAAGCTCGCACGGTACGCCTGCCACTTGGGATAAACATCCCACCGTTCAAAAACCTCCGGCTCGGCCTTCAGCCGACGTTCAAACTCCTCCAGGGTGCAGCCATACTTCTACTCAAAGACCGTGCAAAATCTTCGGCCCGCCGACACGCCAAAATGGTCAAGGTCGAGCAGCCAGAAGATGCAATAAAATCAGGATCCTTCAACCTGCCTTAGTTGTAACGCCCAATCCGAACACGGAATACGAAGCATTTCGTTGACCGTACTCATGTGAATGTCCAAACACCAAAAGAGTTATCAATATAAAATAGGCGATTGGCATGCTGGAAGGAGAAATATGGGGTGCACCCCACTTCGGGTCTTCTCGCCTTCTTCTTTGATGACTGTTATCGTCTCTTCCTGTTTGGTGATCATCAGATCCTGCTTCTCGATCATCACGTCCATTTTACCGAGCATAGCATCCTGCTTCCCGATCATTTTGGTCATATCGGTCCGTGCGAGATCGAGTCGTTCGCCGAGTTCCTCTGCCATATCTCCTCGTTTTATCTCGAAATACTCGAACTCGCCGGTTGCATGCTCAAAACGGATCGCCAGGTCTTTCACCTCGATAGGGTACGTTGTTATCCTGATCCGCTCAACAAACGAGTCAAGAGCAGACCGCTCACCTTCACACACGATCCTGACATCGTACGGTTTCACATTCTGCACATAGCCCGTAAGCTCCAGGTCACGCGCGGCTCGTTCACCCTCGTCCCGGTATCCAACCCGCTGCACCTGGCCGCGGGCGATGATCTCCGCTCGTGCGTGCATGGCTTCAAATCTTATTAAGTCGGTGGATACTAAAAAACCTTTTGCGCACCTCCACCCCACCTCCTCTATGTTCAGGAGGAAGGCTCTTCGCCTTAGTCTTCGCGGCAGCGAAGACGATGATCGGGATGCCCGTACTCCCTCGATAAATCTAAGAGCCGTGCTTGCGCACCTAAACATAATCAGCACGAATGTTAAAAAACGGTCAAGGACACGA encodes:
- a CDS encoding nucleotidyltransferase domain-containing protein, translated to MELQKRYQNVVAEFLKRILEQYRERIDGVILFGSVARGEAKEDSDIDILVVGDITLDELVNISYPLLLEHGELISAKNMDKDHFNFLVKNGYSFIMNVLKEGIILYERFGEAFRTSRGEAQISKPFV